The following proteins are co-located in the Myroides profundi genome:
- a CDS encoding DUF3341 domain-containing protein has protein sequence MSNKVIHALYNDDDVLLHAVKETRDAHHHIEEIYTPFPVHGLDKAMGLKPTRLAICAFLYGLVGLSFGTFMMYYIMIVDWPQDIGGKPSFSFIQNMPSFVPIMFEMTVLFAAHLMVLTFFMRSKLWPFKKAENPDVRTTDDHFLMEVALKTDEAAAIEFFKQTGAVEVKVIEKQL, from the coding sequence ATGAGTAATAAAGTAATTCACGCACTATACAACGATGATGATGTGTTGTTACATGCTGTAAAAGAAACACGAGATGCTCATCATCATATTGAAGAAATCTATACACCATTCCCAGTACACGGTCTAGATAAGGCTATGGGATTAAAACCTACAAGATTAGCTATCTGTGCTTTCTTGTATGGTTTAGTTGGACTTTCTTTTGGTACATTCATGATGTATTATATTATGATTGTAGATTGGCCACAAGATATTGGAGGTAAACCAAGTTTTAGCTTCATTCAGAATATGCCATCATTCGTTCCAATTATGTTTGAGATGACTGTATTATTTGCAGCTCACTTAATGGTTCTTACTTTCTTTATGAGAAGTAAATTATGGCCTTTCAAGAAAGCTGAAAATCCTGATGTAAGAACTACAGATGATCACTTCTTAATGGAAGTAGCTTTGAAAACTGATGAAGCAGCAGCGATTGAGTTCTTCAAACAAACGGGAGCAGTTGAAGTTAAAGTAATTGAAAAGCAATTGTAG
- a CDS encoding cytochrome c oxidase subunit I, which produces MSVEGHENNHDHSHDHDHHDKGNFFTKYVFSLDHKMIAKQYLITGIIMGIIGIGMSLLFRMQIAWPEESFTVFKWFLGDKMAPDGVMKNDAYLALVTMHGTIMVFFVLTAGLSGTFSNLLIPLQIGARDMASGFLNMLSYWLFFISAVLMIISLFVEGGPASSGWTVYPPLSALPQAIPGSGMGMTLWLVSMAIFIASSLMGSLNYVATVINLRTKGMSMTRLPLTVWALFTTAIIGIVSFPVLLSAALLLLFDRSFGTSFFLSDIYLAGEVLHYQGGSPVLYEHLFWFLGHPEVYIVILPAMGITSEIIACNARKPIFGYRAMIASILGIAFLSTIVWGHHMFVSGMNPFLGSVFTFTTLLIAIPSAVKAFNYITTIWSGNIQMNPAMLFCIGFVSTFITGGLTGIILGDSTLDINVHDTYFVIAHFHLVMGISALYGMFAGIYHWFPKMFGRMMNKNLGYIHFWVTAVCAYGVFFPMHFIGLAGLPRRYYSNTAFPLFDEFYDVNVLITVFALVGSAFQLVFLWNFFYSIFYGKKATQNPWRSNSLEWTTPVEHIHGNWPGELPVVYRWPYDYSKPGLPEDYAPQNMPFVAGEEELHH; this is translated from the coding sequence ATGTCAGTAGAAGGACACGAAAACAATCACGATCACTCACATGATCATGATCATCACGATAAAGGGAACTTCTTTACTAAATATGTGTTTAGTTTAGACCACAAGATGATTGCTAAACAATACTTGATTACAGGTATTATTATGGGAATCATCGGGATTGGAATGTCTCTGTTATTTAGAATGCAAATTGCTTGGCCAGAAGAATCTTTCACAGTATTCAAATGGTTTTTAGGTGATAAAATGGCTCCTGATGGAGTTATGAAAAATGATGCTTATCTTGCCCTAGTAACGATGCACGGTACCATAATGGTATTCTTCGTTTTAACTGCTGGATTAAGTGGTACGTTCTCGAACTTACTTATTCCATTGCAGATTGGAGCACGTGATATGGCTTCAGGATTCTTAAATATGTTATCTTATTGGTTATTCTTTATCTCTGCAGTATTAATGATTATTTCATTATTTGTAGAAGGAGGACCAGCATCTTCTGGATGGACAGTATATCCTCCGCTGAGTGCATTACCTCAGGCTATTCCTGGTTCGGGAATGGGGATGACATTATGGTTAGTATCTATGGCAATCTTTATCGCATCTTCTTTAATGGGATCGTTAAACTACGTTGCTACAGTAATTAACTTAAGAACTAAAGGAATGTCTATGACAAGATTACCATTAACAGTGTGGGCTTTATTTACTACAGCTATTATTGGTATCGTATCATTCCCAGTTTTATTATCAGCAGCTTTATTATTGTTATTCGATAGAAGTTTTGGAACATCATTCTTCTTATCTGATATTTATTTAGCTGGAGAGGTATTACATTACCAAGGAGGTTCTCCTGTATTATATGAGCACTTATTCTGGTTCTTAGGTCACCCTGAGGTATATATCGTAATTTTACCAGCGATGGGTATTACGTCAGAAATTATTGCTTGTAACGCTCGTAAACCTATTTTCGGTTACCGTGCGATGATTGCTTCTATCTTAGGTATTGCTTTCTTATCAACAATTGTATGGGGACACCACATGTTCGTATCTGGTATGAACCCATTCTTAGGATCTGTATTTACATTTACTACATTGTTGATTGCAATTCCTTCAGCAGTAAAAGCATTCAACTATATCACTACAATTTGGAGTGGTAATATCCAAATGAACCCTGCAATGTTATTCTGTATTGGATTCGTATCTACGTTTATTACAGGAGGTTTAACAGGGATTATTTTAGGAGATTCAACATTAGATATCAACGTTCACGATACATATTTCGTTATTGCTCACTTCCACTTAGTAATGGGTATTTCTGCTCTTTACGGAATGTTTGCTGGTATCTACCACTGGTTCCCTAAAATGTTTGGACGTATGATGAACAAAAACTTAGGTTATATCCACTTCTGGGTAACTGCAGTTTGTGCTTACGGAGTATTCTTCCCAATGCACTTCATCGGATTAGCTGGTTTACCACGTCGTTATTATTCAAATACTGCATTCCCATTATTTGATGAGTTCTACGATGTAAACGTGTTAATTACAGTATTCGCTTTAGTTGGATCTGCTTTCCAATTAGTGTTCTTATGGAACTTCTTCTATAGTATTTTCTATGGTAAGAAAGCTACTCAGAACCCATGGAGAAGTAACTCTCTTGAGTGGACTACACCAGTTGAACATATTCATGGTAACTGGCCTGGAGAATTACCAGTTGTTTACAGATGGCCTTATGACTATAGTAAACCTGGATTACCAGAAGATTACGCTCCTCAAAACATGCCATTCGTTGCAGGTGAAGAGGAATTACATCACTAA
- the nrfD gene encoding NrfD/PsrC family molybdoenzyme membrane anchor subunit, with product MSSHYEAPIRKPLVIGEKSYHDITVDVARPVEGRANKLWWRVFTLALLAFLWGVGCMAYTVGTGIGTWGLNKTVGWAWDITNFVWWVGIGHAGTLISAVLLLFRQKWRMAINRSAEAMTIFSVVQAGLFPIIHMGRPWLAYWVLPIPNQFGSLWVNFNSPLLWDVFAISTYLSVSLVFWWTGLLPDFAMLRDRAITPFTKRIYSILSFGWSGRAKDWQRFEEVSLVLAGLATPLVLSVHTIVSFDFATSVIPGWHTTILPPYFVAGAIFSGFAMVNTLLIIMRKVSNLEDYITVQHIELMNIIVMITGSIVGVAYITELWVAWYSGVEYEQYAFLNRATGPYWWSYWLMMTCNVISPQVMWFKKIRTNILASFVISLVVNVGMWFERFVIIVTSLHRDYLPSSWTMFQPTFVDAGIYIGTIGFFFVLFLLYSRSFPVIAQAEVKTILKSSGEFYKKERDSKENHQSLNH from the coding sequence ATGTCGTCACATTACGAAGCACCCATTAGAAAACCTTTAGTTATTGGTGAGAAATCATATCACGATATAACTGTGGATGTGGCTAGACCTGTAGAAGGGAGAGCGAATAAACTATGGTGGAGAGTTTTTACTTTAGCTTTATTAGCGTTTCTATGGGGAGTAGGTTGTATGGCTTACACTGTAGGTACAGGTATTGGAACTTGGGGATTAAATAAAACCGTTGGATGGGCTTGGGATATTACCAATTTCGTTTGGTGGGTAGGTATCGGTCACGCTGGTACGTTAATTTCTGCAGTATTATTATTATTTAGACAAAAATGGAGAATGGCGATCAACCGTTCTGCTGAGGCAATGACAATTTTCTCAGTAGTTCAGGCTGGTTTATTCCCTATCATTCACATGGGACGTCCATGGTTAGCATACTGGGTATTACCTATTCCTAACCAGTTCGGATCGTTATGGGTTAACTTTAACTCACCATTATTATGGGACGTATTCGCGATTTCTACGTATTTATCAGTATCATTAGTTTTCTGGTGGACTGGTTTACTACCTGACTTCGCTATGTTACGTGATAGAGCTATAACGCCATTTACAAAAAGAATATACTCAATCTTATCATTTGGTTGGTCAGGTCGTGCAAAAGACTGGCAACGTTTTGAGGAAGTGTCATTAGTATTAGCTGGTTTAGCTACTCCTCTTGTACTTTCTGTACACACGATTGTATCTTTTGACTTTGCTACTTCAGTTATTCCTGGATGGCACACTACAATCTTACCTCCATACTTCGTAGCAGGAGCTATCTTCTCTGGATTCGCAATGGTAAATACCCTGCTTATCATCATGAGAAAAGTTTCTAACTTAGAAGATTATATTACAGTACAACACATTGAATTAATGAACATTATTGTAATGATCACTGGTTCTATCGTTGGGGTAGCATATATTACTGAGTTATGGGTTGCTTGGTATTCAGGAGTAGAGTATGAACAATACGCTTTCTTAAACCGTGCAACAGGACCTTACTGGTGGTCTTACTGGTTAATGATGACTTGTAACGTAATTTCTCCACAGGTAATGTGGTTCAAGAAAATTAGAACTAATATCTTAGCATCGTTTGTTATCTCTTTAGTAGTAAACGTGGGGATGTGGTTTGAGCGTTTCGTAATTATCGTTACATCATTACACAGAGACTACTTACCATCTTCATGGACAATGTTCCAACCTACATTCGTAGATGCTGGTATTTACATCGGTACAATTGGTTTCTTCTTCGTGTTATTCTTATTATATTCAAGAAGTTTCCCTGTAATTGCACAAGCAGAGGTAAAAACAATCTTGAAATCTTCAGGAGAGTTTTACAAAAAAGAAAGAGACAGCAAAGAGAATCATCAATCTTTAAATCATTAA
- the queG gene encoding tRNA epoxyqueuosine(34) reductase QueG codes for MIENKSKYSNMIKAEAKRLGFSSCGISKADFLEVEAPRLEQWLNKQMHGQMSYMENHFDKRLDPRLLVEGAKSVVSLTLNYYPEERQVSDSYKISKYAYGEDYHHVIKDKLKELLYFIESEIGAVDGRVFVDSAPVLDKAWAAKAGLGWVGKNNNLINRKSGSFFFIAELIIDLELEEDGPTTDHCGTCTKCIDACPTEAIESAHIVNGSKCISYLTIELKDDIPTEFSGKLDNWMFGCDVCQDVCPWNRFASPHKEQRFIPNNALIEYSKHEWKELTKETFNEIFKKSAIKRTKYEGLLRNMQFLGE; via the coding sequence ATGATTGAAAATAAAAGTAAATATTCTAATATGATAAAAGCCGAGGCCAAACGCCTTGGCTTTTCGTCTTGTGGTATTTCTAAAGCTGATTTTTTAGAAGTAGAGGCTCCTCGTTTAGAGCAGTGGTTGAATAAACAGATGCATGGACAGATGTCTTATATGGAGAATCATTTCGATAAACGTCTTGATCCTAGACTACTTGTTGAAGGAGCAAAAAGTGTGGTGTCATTAACTTTAAATTACTATCCAGAAGAAAGGCAGGTTAGCGATAGTTATAAAATATCAAAGTATGCTTATGGAGAGGATTATCACCATGTGATTAAAGATAAGTTAAAAGAGCTTCTTTATTTTATAGAAAGTGAAATTGGGGCTGTAGATGGACGAGTATTTGTTGATTCTGCACCTGTTTTAGATAAAGCTTGGGCAGCTAAGGCTGGCTTAGGATGGGTAGGTAAGAATAACAATTTGATTAATAGAAAAAGTGGTTCTTTCTTTTTTATTGCTGAATTAATAATTGATTTAGAATTAGAAGAAGACGGCCCTACAACTGATCATTGCGGAACGTGTACCAAGTGTATAGATGCTTGTCCTACAGAAGCTATTGAAAGTGCTCATATTGTAAATGGGAGTAAATGTATTTCCTATCTTACCATAGAATTGAAAGATGATATTCCAACTGAATTTAGTGGAAAATTAGATAATTGGATGTTTGGTTGTGACGTTTGTCAAGATGTTTGTCCGTGGAATCGGTTTGCATCTCCCCATAAAGAGCAGAGATTTATTCCTAATAATGCGTTAATAGAGTATTCAAAGCACGAATGGAAAGAACTTACGAAGGAGACTTTTAATGAAATTTTTAAAAAATCCGCAATTAAAAGGACGAAATATGAGGGCTTGTTGCGAAATATGCAATTTTTAGGGGAGTGA
- a CDS encoding NADP-dependent malic enzyme, which yields MNKDSLRREALKYHAEPTPGKIQVVPTKKYSSQRDLALAYSPGVAEPCLEIASDVNNVYKYTAKGNLVAVISNGTAVLGLGDIGAEASKPVMEGKGLLFKIFADIDVFDIEVDTTDVDKFIETVKNISPTFGGINLEDIKAPESFEIERRLKEELDIPVMHDDQHGTAIISAAALLNAVELAGKKMEEITMVVSGAGSAAIACAKLYVAFGVKQENIKMFNSKGVLKKDDTRISDLQREFAVDSDISLTDALKGTDVFIGLSTADVLKPEMLLGMADNPIVFAMANPRPEIDYNLATSTRKDVIMATGRSDFPNQVNNVLGFPYIFRGALDVRATKINEEMKMAAVVALAKLAKEPVPEQVNIAYGETKFTFGREYIIPKPFDPRLISVVPPAVAKAAMESGIALAPITDWEEYKSSLEERMGSDNKLVRMLINRAKTEPKRVVYAEADHLDVLKAAQIAYEEGMVTPILLGDKETILELKKEIEFNDDVEIIDPKSDEQKERRAAFANAYWETRKRKGVTLYDAGKLMLERNYFASMLVNEGQADAMLTGYSRSYPNVVKPILELIPRSQGVSRVATTNLMMTKRGPMFLADTAINPDPTAEDLAKIAVMTEKTVRMFGMEPVVAMLSYANFGSAPNASPTKMKEAVSILHEQHPDMIVDGEIQIDFALNSEMLKKKFPFSKLVDKKVNTLIFPNLDSANITYKMLKELNKATSIGPIILGLDKAVHVFQLGASVDEMVNMTAVAVVDAQVRENRKKK from the coding sequence ATGAATAAAGATAGTTTACGTAGAGAAGCACTTAAATACCATGCTGAACCAACGCCTGGTAAGATACAAGTTGTTCCTACGAAGAAGTATTCATCACAAAGAGACTTAGCCTTAGCATATTCACCAGGTGTAGCAGAGCCTTGTCTGGAAATTGCAAGCGATGTAAATAATGTATATAAATATACAGCAAAAGGAAATTTAGTTGCTGTTATCTCTAACGGTACTGCAGTACTAGGACTTGGAGATATCGGAGCTGAGGCATCTAAGCCAGTAATGGAAGGAAAAGGATTGCTGTTTAAGATTTTTGCTGATATTGATGTTTTTGACATTGAGGTAGATACTACTGATGTAGATAAGTTTATCGAAACTGTAAAAAACATTTCTCCAACTTTCGGAGGAATTAACTTAGAAGATATCAAAGCTCCAGAATCTTTTGAAATTGAAAGAAGGTTAAAAGAAGAGTTAGATATTCCTGTAATGCACGATGACCAACATGGTACTGCTATTATCTCAGCAGCAGCTCTGCTAAATGCAGTAGAGTTAGCTGGTAAGAAGATGGAAGAAATTACGATGGTAGTTTCAGGTGCAGGTTCAGCTGCTATTGCATGTGCTAAGTTATATGTAGCTTTTGGTGTTAAACAAGAGAATATAAAAATGTTTAACAGTAAAGGTGTTTTAAAGAAAGACGATACACGTATTTCAGATTTACAAAGAGAGTTCGCTGTTGATAGTGATATTTCACTGACAGATGCTTTAAAAGGAACTGATGTATTTATCGGATTGTCTACTGCAGATGTATTAAAACCAGAGATGCTTTTAGGAATGGCAGATAACCCAATCGTTTTTGCGATGGCTAATCCAAGACCTGAAATCGACTATAACCTTGCAACTTCTACACGTAAGGATGTTATTATGGCTACTGGTCGTTCTGACTTCCCTAACCAAGTTAATAACGTATTAGGTTTCCCTTATATCTTTAGAGGGGCATTAGACGTACGTGCTACTAAGATTAACGAAGAAATGAAGATGGCTGCTGTAGTGGCTTTAGCTAAGTTAGCTAAAGAGCCAGTGCCTGAACAAGTAAATATCGCTTACGGTGAGACTAAGTTTACTTTCGGTAGAGAGTATATTATTCCTAAGCCATTCGATCCAAGACTTATATCTGTTGTTCCTCCTGCAGTTGCTAAAGCAGCAATGGAAAGTGGAATAGCACTTGCTCCAATTACAGATTGGGAAGAGTACAAATCTTCTTTAGAAGAGAGAATGGGATCAGATAATAAATTAGTACGTATGTTAATCAACCGTGCTAAGACTGAACCAAAACGTGTAGTATATGCTGAAGCAGATCATTTAGATGTATTAAAGGCTGCTCAGATTGCTTATGAAGAAGGAATGGTAACTCCAATCTTATTAGGTGATAAAGAAACTATTTTAGAGCTTAAGAAAGAAATAGAGTTTAATGACGATGTGGAGATTATTGATCCTAAGTCAGATGAACAAAAAGAAAGAAGAGCTGCTTTTGCTAATGCTTATTGGGAAACTAGAAAGCGCAAAGGAGTTACTTTATATGATGCAGGTAAACTAATGTTAGAAAGAAACTACTTTGCATCTATGTTAGTAAATGAAGGACAGGCAGATGCTATGTTGACAGGATATTCTCGTAGTTATCCTAATGTAGTAAAACCTATCTTAGAGTTAATACCTCGTTCACAAGGTGTAAGTAGAGTAGCTACAACGAACTTAATGATGACTAAGAGAGGGCCAATGTTCTTAGCAGATACTGCTATTAACCCTGATCCTACAGCTGAAGATTTAGCTAAAATAGCTGTGATGACAGAGAAGACTGTACGTATGTTTGGTATGGAACCTGTTGTGGCAATGTTATCGTATGCTAACTTTGGATCTGCACCTAATGCTTCTCCAACAAAAATGAAAGAGGCAGTTAGTATCTTACATGAGCAACATCCAGATATGATTGTAGATGGAGAGATTCAAATCGACTTCGCTTTAAATAGTGAAATGTTGAAGAAGAAATTCCCTTTCTCTAAGTTAGTGGACAAGAAAGTAAATACACTTATTTTCCCTAACCTAGATTCTGCTAATATCACTTATAAAATGTTGAAAGAATTGAATAAAGCGACATCTATTGGTCCTATTATTTTAGGTTTAGATAAAGCTGTTCATGTATTCCAACTAGGTGCTAGTGTTGACGAGATGGTTAATATGACAGCTGTAGCTGTAGTAGATGCTCAAGTACGCGAGAATCGCAAAAAGAAATAA
- the ruvB gene encoding Holliday junction branch migration DNA helicase RuvB, translating to MNENLNPTNKHFSSDELDVEKKLRPLSFDDFAGQDQVLENLKIFVEAANQRGEALDHTLFHGPPGLGKTTLANILANELDVGIKITSGPVLDKPGDLAGLLTNLEERDVLFIDEIHRLSPIVEEYLYSAMEDFKIDIMIESGPNARTVQIHLNPFTLVGATTRSGLLTSPMRARFGIQSRLQYYNKELLATIIERSASILGVHIDLEAAIEIAGRSRGTPRIANALLRRVRDFAQIKGNGDIDIEISKYALNSLNVDSFGLDEMDNKILSTIIDKFKGGPVGLSTLATAVSENGETIEEVYEPYLIQEGFIVRTPRGREVTDKAYKHLGRERVHPQGGLFDM from the coding sequence ATGAATGAGAATTTAAACCCAACTAATAAGCACTTTTCTTCTGATGAATTAGATGTTGAGAAGAAGTTACGCCCGCTGTCATTTGATGATTTTGCTGGGCAAGATCAGGTATTAGAGAATTTAAAGATTTTCGTTGAAGCTGCTAATCAAAGGGGAGAAGCTTTAGATCATACTTTGTTTCATGGACCTCCAGGACTTGGTAAGACTACATTAGCTAATATTTTAGCTAATGAACTTGATGTGGGAATTAAGATTACTTCTGGACCAGTTTTAGATAAACCAGGTGATTTAGCAGGATTATTAACTAATCTTGAGGAACGCGATGTTTTATTCATTGATGAGATTCATCGTTTAAGTCCTATAGTAGAAGAGTATTTATATTCTGCTATGGAGGACTTCAAGATTGATATTATGATAGAGTCTGGTCCGAATGCACGTACGGTTCAGATTCATTTAAATCCTTTTACATTAGTAGGAGCTACTACTCGTTCTGGTTTATTGACCTCACCTATGCGAGCACGTTTTGGTATTCAAAGTCGTCTTCAGTATTATAATAAAGAATTATTAGCAACTATTATTGAACGTAGTGCCTCTATATTAGGGGTTCACATAGATCTAGAAGCTGCTATTGAGATAGCGGGTAGAAGTAGAGGAACACCTCGTATTGCAAACGCTTTGTTGAGACGTGTACGTGATTTCGCACAGATCAAGGGGAACGGTGATATTGATATAGAGATTTCTAAGTATGCTTTAAATTCATTGAATGTAGATTCTTTTGGATTAGATGAGATGGATAATAAGATACTGAGTACGATTATAGATAAGTTTAAAGGTGGACCTGTAGGACTATCTACATTAGCGACTGCTGTTTCTGAGAATGGTGAAACGATAGAGGAAGTTTATGAGCCTTATTTAATTCAAGAAGGTTTTATTGTACGTACTCCTAGGGGACGTGAGGTAACTGATAAAGCTTATAAGCACTTAGGTAGAGAAAGAGTTCATCCTCAAGGAGGGCTTTTTGATATGTAG
- the ruvA gene encoding Holliday junction branch migration protein RuvA: protein MIAHIQGRLVEKTATEVVIDCGGVGYLIHISLHTFSQIGSSENLRLYTYLQIKEDGHTLFGFIDKIERELFKLLISVSGIGGNTARNMLSSIAPKELLQAIASADVKTIQSVKGIGAKTAQRVILDLQEKVIKLYNIDEVSPVINNTNADEALSALEVLGFVRKSAEKVVDKIMKQTPDASVEFIIKQALKNL from the coding sequence ATGATAGCACATATTCAAGGACGCCTAGTAGAAAAAACAGCCACGGAAGTGGTAATAGATTGCGGGGGAGTAGGATATCTTATCCATATTTCCCTGCATACTTTTTCTCAAATTGGTTCCTCAGAAAATTTGAGATTATATACTTACCTACAAATAAAAGAAGACGGACATACTCTGTTCGGTTTTATAGATAAAATAGAACGTGAATTATTTAAACTATTGATATCAGTTTCTGGTATTGGTGGTAATACTGCACGTAATATGCTTTCATCTATTGCTCCTAAAGAGCTTCTACAAGCCATTGCTTCTGCTGATGTAAAAACAATCCAGTCTGTAAAAGGGATTGGGGCTAAAACTGCTCAGCGTGTTATACTTGACTTACAAGAAAAGGTAATAAAATTGTATAATATTGATGAAGTTTCTCCTGTTATTAACAATACAAATGCAGATGAAGCGTTATCAGCTTTAGAGGTATTAGGTTTTGTACGTAAATCAGCTGAGAAAGTTGTTGATAAGATTATGAAGCAAACACCTGATGCATCTGTTGAATTCATCATTAAGCAAGCTTTAAAAAACTTATAA
- a CDS encoding cytochrome c oxidase subunit II, with translation MTSLLILAAVVLLGVAVWQLTKIFDLTQVGSHPDDISTEIANEKDNNINGYLTFAFLGFIYIFTIFCLVEYGSFPLMDNPASEHGKEVDNLMWISMGLIGVVQIFTQFLLHYFAFKGRGINGRKARFYSDNDKLEALWTIIPVITLSGLILYGLFAWNDIMFVDEEEDVLIVEVYAKQFGWDVRYSGTDNTLGKANVRFIEGINLVGVDMSDPNAADDKMAKELHLPKGKKVVLKFRSQDVLHSAYLPHFRAQMNCVPGMVTQFAFVPTVTTAEMREREAIVKKVSNINDIRAERSQELIAKGEEALEPYSFDYLILCNKICGASHYNMQMKVVVETPEEFESWLKELPTLKEQVAAEKASNAPAPAVEEVPAAVEEVETEAIAQVGK, from the coding sequence ATGACAAGTTTATTAATATTAGCTGCGGTTGTATTATTAGGAGTTGCTGTATGGCAATTGACGAAAATATTTGATTTAACTCAAGTAGGTTCTCATCCTGATGATATTTCTACAGAGATCGCTAATGAGAAGGATAATAACATCAATGGTTATTTGACTTTCGCTTTCTTAGGATTCATCTATATCTTTACTATCTTCTGTTTAGTTGAGTATGGAAGCTTTCCTTTGATGGATAACCCTGCGTCAGAGCACGGAAAAGAGGTTGACAATTTAATGTGGATCTCAATGGGATTAATTGGAGTTGTTCAAATTTTTACTCAGTTCTTATTACACTACTTTGCATTCAAAGGACGTGGAATAAACGGTAGAAAAGCTCGTTTCTATTCAGATAATGATAAATTAGAAGCTCTTTGGACAATTATTCCTGTAATTACATTATCAGGTTTAATTCTTTATGGATTATTTGCTTGGAATGATATTATGTTTGTAGATGAAGAAGAAGACGTTCTTATTGTTGAAGTATATGCTAAACAATTCGGATGGGATGTTCGTTACTCTGGAACAGATAACACTTTAGGTAAAGCTAACGTTCGTTTTATAGAAGGTATCAATTTAGTAGGGGTGGATATGTCTGACCCGAATGCTGCTGATGATAAAATGGCAAAAGAATTACACCTACCAAAAGGTAAAAAAGTAGTATTGAAATTCCGTTCACAAGACGTACTTCACTCAGCTTACTTACCTCACTTTAGAGCACAAATGAACTGTGTTCCTGGTATGGTTACTCAGTTTGCTTTCGTTCCTACTGTTACTACAGCAGAAATGAGAGAACGTGAGGCGATTGTAAAAAAAGTTAGTAATATTAACGATATTAGAGCTGAAAGAAGCCAAGAGTTAATTGCTAAAGGAGAAGAGGCATTAGAACCTTATTCATTTGATTATTTAATTTTATGTAATAAGATTTGTGGAGCTTCTCACTATAACATGCAAATGAAAGTTGTTGTAGAGACTCCTGAAGAATTCGAATCTTGGTTGAAAGAGCTTCCTACATTAAAAGAGCAAGTTGCTGCTGAAAAAGCTAGTAATGCACCTGCTCCAGCAGTAGAGGAAGTTCCTGCAGCAGTTGAAGAAGTTGAAACTGAAGCTATCGCTCAAGTAGGAAAATAA
- a CDS encoding c-type cytochrome — protein sequence MKTIYKIVALVGVSVLTTSCFNKERSNYQFMPNMYESSAYETYSEVPTTVFKNGKEGQLPAEGSIPRGFSPEEYENTTEGLAMARLNLKSPLSAEEKDLEKGKELYTIYCSVCHGGAGDGKGNLVKKEKFLGVPNYKDRELTEGGIYHVITYGLNSMGSHANQLTQHERWLVTDYVLKLKSE from the coding sequence ATGAAAACGATATATAAAATAGTAGCTTTAGTAGGGGTATCAGTTTTGACTACTTCTTGTTTTAATAAAGAACGTTCAAACTATCAATTCATGCCAAATATGTATGAGTCATCTGCATATGAGACATATTCTGAAGTTCCTACTACAGTTTTTAAAAATGGTAAAGAAGGTCAGTTACCTGCTGAAGGATCTATACCACGCGGATTTTCACCTGAGGAGTATGAGAATACTACAGAAGGTTTAGCAATGGCTAGATTAAATCTAAAATCACCATTATCTGCTGAGGAGAAAGATTTAGAAAAAGGTAAAGAGTTATATACAATTTACTGCTCAGTTTGTCACGGAGGAGCTGGGGATGGAAAAGGTAATTTAGTGAAAAAAGAAAAATTCTTAGGGGTTCCTAACTATAAAGATAGAGAACTTACAGAAGGAGGAATCTACCACGTAATTACTTATGGTTTGAATTCAATGGGATCTCATGCTAACCAATTAACTCAACATGAACGTTGGTTAGTTACAGATTACGTATTAAAATTGAAATCAGAATAA